A window of Rubricoccus marinus contains these coding sequences:
- a CDS encoding ABC transporter permease, which translates to MPSAATEFSEGARIAVSALLASKMRALLTTLGIIIGIVSVTATLTVINGIEGEFDRSMALIGDDALFVEQRPWFFSFDDWWKYRQRPEIPSELAGYLQQRSDYAEAVAPITGVAGTLRRGRDEIGGIGVEASTPNYVDTGGSDLAEGRFFTDVEARAGRPVAVIGSDVVEALFPAEDPVGKDIRINGKRFEVIGTLEERGNFMGLASADARAVIPLETYTRLFDSDPSISIKVKVEDMSQLEAAEEELGGLVRLFRGLDPLEDDDFSINRQEQFRQLFQTLRVTTYGVGLFLTALSLLVGGIGVMNIMFVSVKERTREIGVRKALGATRRAVLIQFLVEAVVICLVGGAIGVALAGLLALGINQVFTAQLTLGTVFVAFAICALVGLTFGLAPAWQAAKARPVEALRYE; encoded by the coding sequence GTGCCCTCAGCGGCTACCGAGTTCTCCGAAGGCGCCCGCATCGCCGTCAGCGCCCTGCTGGCTAGCAAGATGCGCGCGCTGTTGACCACGCTCGGCATCATCATCGGCATCGTGTCCGTGACGGCTACGCTCACGGTCATCAACGGGATCGAAGGGGAGTTCGACCGCTCGATGGCGCTCATCGGGGACGACGCGCTGTTCGTGGAGCAGCGGCCGTGGTTCTTCTCGTTCGACGACTGGTGGAAGTACCGCCAGAGGCCCGAAATCCCGAGCGAGCTGGCGGGTTACTTGCAACAGCGCTCGGACTATGCCGAGGCGGTCGCGCCCATCACGGGAGTGGCGGGAACGCTCCGCCGCGGTCGCGACGAGATCGGGGGGATCGGCGTGGAGGCCAGCACGCCCAACTACGTCGACACCGGCGGCTCAGACCTCGCAGAGGGCCGGTTCTTTACCGATGTAGAGGCCCGAGCGGGCCGGCCTGTGGCCGTGATCGGCTCAGACGTGGTGGAGGCTCTGTTCCCGGCAGAGGATCCCGTCGGAAAGGACATCCGCATCAACGGCAAGCGGTTCGAGGTGATCGGCACGCTGGAGGAGCGCGGCAACTTTATGGGCCTCGCCTCCGCAGACGCCAGAGCGGTGATCCCGCTGGAGACCTATACGCGGCTGTTCGACTCCGACCCCAGCATCTCCATCAAGGTGAAGGTGGAGGACATGTCGCAACTAGAAGCCGCTGAGGAGGAGCTGGGTGGCCTCGTGCGCCTGTTCCGCGGCCTGGACCCGTTGGAAGACGACGACTTCTCGATCAACCGACAGGAGCAGTTCCGCCAGCTGTTCCAAACGCTGCGCGTGACCACCTACGGCGTCGGGCTGTTCCTCACCGCGCTCTCGCTCCTCGTCGGCGGAATCGGCGTGATGAACATCATGTTCGTGAGCGTGAAAGAGCGCACGCGCGAGATCGGCGTTCGCAAAGCGCTGGGGGCGACGCGGCGGGCCGTACTCATCCAGTTCCTGGTGGAGGCCGTCGTGATCTGCCTCGTCGGTGGCGCAATCGGCGTGGCGCTTGCGGGGCTTCTGGCGCTGGGCATCAACCAAGTGTTTACCGCCCAACTCACTCTCGGGACGGTGTTCGTGGCCTTCGCCATCTGCGCTCTCGTGGGCCTCACGTTCGGCCTCGCGCCAGCGTGGCAGGCTGCAAAGGCTCGCCCCGTTGAGGCGCTACGCTATGAGTAG
- a CDS encoding ABC transporter permease: MTAPRDIVRMSLGALRGNGLRSVLTVLGITVGVFSVIASVTAVAVLEGVLLDNLVSMGSQTITVSRLPSNRQPTEEEFRRPQISIEVAERLVGRSALASSVSPSVQTGGRQIRGGGEETDPNVLLIGADESYAANNGLEVTQGRFLNTDDVQASRSVAIIGTSVEDELFAGREALGKEVRIDGRRFTVVGVLGEESGGFGMFDVNNQVILPITRAIPAFGLGNRDVQIDIRAPKPELVAATRDEAIGLLRAIRGLPPEADNDFDVVASDGLAEGLKGFSRALALGGAGVGLIALLAAGVGVMNIMLVSVAERTREIGVRKSLGATRKDVLVQFLLEAVALCQLGGLVGIGLGLVVGNVLAAVFKSAPAFPIGWAVAAIAGVTVVALTFGVYPAVKASRLRPVEALRFE, from the coding sequence ATGACCGCCCCTCGCGACATCGTCCGCATGTCTCTCGGAGCCCTCCGAGGCAACGGCCTCCGCTCCGTCCTGACCGTGCTCGGCATCACGGTGGGCGTGTTCTCCGTGATCGCGTCCGTCACCGCCGTAGCGGTGCTGGAGGGCGTGCTGTTGGACAACCTCGTCTCGATGGGCTCGCAGACGATCACCGTTTCCCGCCTGCCCAGCAACCGGCAACCGACCGAGGAGGAGTTCAGACGTCCGCAGATCTCGATCGAGGTCGCGGAGCGCCTCGTGGGCCGATCGGCGCTGGCCTCGTCCGTGAGCCCCTCGGTGCAGACCGGCGGACGGCAGATCCGAGGTGGTGGGGAGGAAACGGACCCCAACGTGCTTCTGATCGGAGCCGACGAGTCCTATGCGGCCAACAACGGCCTGGAAGTGACGCAGGGCCGCTTCCTCAACACCGACGATGTCCAGGCCAGCCGGTCGGTGGCCATTATCGGGACGAGCGTTGAGGACGAGTTGTTCGCCGGGCGCGAAGCACTGGGCAAGGAAGTCCGCATCGACGGGCGGCGTTTTACAGTCGTGGGCGTGTTGGGCGAGGAGAGCGGAGGCTTCGGCATGTTTGACGTCAACAACCAGGTCATCCTCCCGATTACGCGCGCCATCCCGGCGTTTGGCCTTGGCAACCGAGACGTGCAGATCGACATCCGCGCGCCGAAGCCGGAACTTGTCGCCGCCACGAGGGACGAAGCCATCGGCCTCTTGCGCGCGATCCGCGGCCTCCCGCCAGAGGCGGACAACGACTTCGACGTCGTCGCAAGCGACGGGCTCGCTGAAGGGCTCAAAGGGTTCTCGCGAGCGCTCGCGTTGGGCGGCGCGGGAGTGGGGCTGATCGCGCTGTTGGCGGCAGGCGTCGGCGTGATGAACATCATGCTGGTAAGCGTGGCCGAGCGCACGCGCGAGATCGGCGTGCGGAAGTCGCTGGGAGCCACGCGCAAAGACGTACTCGTTCAGTTCCTGCTCGAAGCCGTGGCGCTATGCCAGCTCGGCGGCCTCGTGGGCATCGGGCTTGGCCTCGTGGTCGGAAACGTGCTCGCGGCGGTGTTCAAAAGTGCGCCGGCGTTCCCGATCGGCTGGGCCGTCGCTGCGATCGCGGGCGTGACCGTCGTGGCGCTGACGTTCGGCGTGTACCCCGCCGTAAAGGCCTCGCGGCTACGCCCGGTCGAGGCGCTCCGGTTCGAATAA
- the rpiA gene encoding ribose-5-phosphate isomerase RpiA: MDNAKTDANAAKRAAGEAAAALVESGMRLGLGTGSTTAYAIEALGRRVREEGLDIAGVPTSFAAERLARQHGVPLLSLDDLGLDTIAPEAHALDLAMDGADEVSPSFDLTKGRGAAQVREKVVAALAARFVVLIDPSKDVDRLGSRMPIPVEVLPMAEPAVSRSLRGLGAEPTLRMGQSKDGPVVTDQGLWVLDAHFADGIADPEPLATAIDGLPGVLGHGLFIGMTSDVLVGLPDGSVEHRTREEA, encoded by the coding sequence GTGGACAACGCCAAGACTGACGCAAACGCCGCCAAACGAGCTGCTGGCGAGGCCGCCGCGGCCCTCGTCGAGTCCGGAATGCGGCTCGGACTCGGGACCGGGTCCACGACGGCGTACGCGATTGAGGCGCTCGGACGCCGGGTCCGCGAAGAAGGGCTGGACATCGCGGGCGTCCCCACGTCGTTCGCCGCCGAGCGCCTCGCGCGCCAGCACGGCGTACCACTTCTAAGTCTGGACGATCTCGGTCTGGACACGATCGCGCCAGAGGCCCACGCGCTGGACCTCGCGATGGACGGTGCGGACGAGGTGAGTCCCTCTTTTGATCTCACGAAGGGGCGTGGCGCGGCCCAGGTGCGCGAAAAGGTCGTCGCCGCGCTTGCGGCCCGCTTCGTCGTCCTGATCGACCCGTCGAAGGACGTGGACCGGCTGGGTTCGCGGATGCCGATCCCAGTTGAGGTCCTGCCGATGGCAGAGCCCGCCGTGAGCCGCTCGCTCCGCGGTCTGGGCGCCGAGCCCACGCTCCGCATGGGCCAGAGCAAGGACGGACCCGTGGTGACGGATCAGGGGCTCTGGGTCCTCGACGCGCACTTCGCCGACGGCATCGCCGACCCCGAGCCTCTGGCGACGGCAATCGACGGCCTTCCAGGCGTGCTCGGCCACGGGCTGTTTATCGGCATGACGAGCGATGTCCTGGTCGGGCTCCCCGATGGCAGCGTGGAGCACCGGACGCGAGAGGAGGCGTAG
- a CDS encoding energy transducer TonB, translating into MALRKTPEADLKSKYPLYVQIGAVAALLLLLGAFTVPLSGGEEVDVMADEQEIIEIEDIEQTKIVEPPPPPPPAPPPPEEVPDDAVIEDEIIDEIELDFDAPVNAPTAPPAPPAPPPPPPSNEPAPPPPPPEPEPQEPEIFEVVEQKPELIGGLEGLQRRVTYPEMARRAGVEGKVFVQFVVDERGMVSQATAVRCPNQLLCDEAVKAVQESTFKPGMQRGRPVKVRFTLPVDFKLR; encoded by the coding sequence ATGGCTCTACGCAAAACACCTGAAGCCGACCTGAAGTCGAAGTACCCGCTGTACGTTCAGATCGGCGCCGTTGCCGCGCTCCTGTTGCTTCTCGGCGCGTTCACCGTCCCGCTCTCCGGCGGCGAAGAGGTGGACGTCATGGCCGACGAGCAGGAGATCATCGAGATCGAGGACATCGAGCAGACGAAGATCGTCGAGCCTCCCCCGCCGCCGCCGCCCGCACCGCCCCCACCAGAGGAGGTTCCGGACGACGCGGTGATCGAGGACGAGATCATCGACGAGATCGAGCTCGACTTCGACGCGCCCGTCAACGCCCCGACGGCGCCCCCAGCACCGCCAGCCCCCCCGCCGCCACCACCGTCCAACGAGCCGGCACCCCCGCCGCCTCCGCCGGAGCCCGAGCCCCAGGAGCCAGAGATCTTCGAGGTCGTGGAGCAGAAGCCTGAGCTCATCGGTGGCCTCGAAGGCCTCCAGAGACGGGTGACCTACCCCGAGATGGCCCGCCGTGCCGGCGTCGAGGGCAAGGTGTTCGTGCAGTTCGTCGTCGACGAGCGCGGCATGGTCTCCCAGGCCACCGCCGTCCGCTGTCCGAACCAGCTCCTCTGCGACGAAGCCGTCAAGGCCGTCCAGGAGTCCACATTCAAGCCGGGCATGCAGCGCGGCCGCCCGGTGAAGGTCCGCTTCACCCTCCCGGTCGACTTCAAGCTCCGCTAG
- a CDS encoding energy transducer TonB, which produces MPAQPAALRRDYRLHVQIGAVFALLLTLAAFSVPTPPEPPAPIVETPPDPFVAMDIPQSDLTPPPPQPPPAAPPPVEVENDAEILNETVEAIDFTFDDTSVPSGPPAPPLAPPAPPKTQPAPPPTPPEAYGEDIVHDFLPIENQPVLIGGLEGLQRRVVYPEVAKRVGASGTVIVRFVVDEQGRVVDPEVLRSSNDALSQAALQAVLESTFEPGTQRGQAVKVRFTLPIRFVLR; this is translated from the coding sequence ATGCCTGCCCAACCCGCTGCGCTCCGCCGCGACTACCGCCTCCACGTTCAGATCGGCGCCGTGTTCGCGCTGCTCCTCACGCTCGCAGCGTTTAGCGTCCCCACGCCGCCAGAGCCTCCGGCTCCGATCGTAGAAACGCCGCCGGACCCGTTCGTGGCGATGGACATCCCACAGAGCGACCTCACGCCGCCGCCACCTCAGCCGCCACCCGCGGCACCGCCGCCGGTCGAGGTGGAGAACGACGCGGAGATCCTCAACGAGACGGTCGAGGCGATCGATTTCACCTTCGACGATACTAGCGTCCCATCCGGCCCACCCGCTCCGCCTCTGGCGCCCCCGGCTCCGCCGAAGACGCAGCCGGCCCCTCCTCCAACTCCGCCAGAGGCCTACGGCGAGGACATCGTCCACGACTTCCTGCCCATCGAAAACCAGCCGGTCTTGATCGGCGGGCTCGAAGGCTTGCAGCGCCGCGTGGTCTACCCCGAGGTCGCGAAGCGCGTCGGCGCCAGCGGCACCGTTATCGTGCGGTTCGTGGTGGACGAGCAAGGCCGCGTGGTGGACCCCGAGGTGCTGCGCTCGTCCAACGACGCGCTCTCGCAAGCGGCCCTCCAGGCCGTTCTCGAAAGCACATTCGAGCCCGGCACGCAGCGCGGGCAGGCGGTAAAAGTCCGCTTCACGCTCCCGATCCGATTCGTTTTGCGCTAG
- a CDS encoding NAD(P)H-hydrate dehydratase, which yields MFARPDLLLPVLGADTMREADRRAMADWDVPGRVLMETAGRACADEAERLLASGDAPEATVLAGKGNNGGDGLVIARVLHARGWSVRVVTLASRDDSSDDTAANLALLERLAADSDRLTLLAPDADLGRASGVIVDALLGIGVSGDLREPVATLAAWANRQSPRATVLAVDLPSGLNADTGEAPEGTIHADATVAMGALKAGLLLGDGPRLAGAVTVAEIGIPDRLLREHADAWTAGPDWLEAVLPQRASDAHKYSAGTAVCVVGSRRYTGAAVLATRAAYRAGAGAVIACTPESARLTVDAHNVEVMVAAQPETASGGLAFAALEPIRDRLESANAVLIGCGLGDEEPTQRMARALVGSDYGPSVIDADGLTALAIHIDTLAERSGGRVLLTPHLGELRRLLGDHAFTPEDRIATVRDLASRWNSVLLLKGMPSVVASPEASGGAVAIGPPGHPALATAGTGDVLAGTAVGLMAQGLAPEDAALAALHLGYRAAVSFRGRPGSMLASDLL from the coding sequence ATGTTCGCGCGACCCGACCTCCTCCTCCCCGTCCTCGGCGCCGACACGATGCGCGAAGCCGACCGCCGCGCGATGGCGGACTGGGACGTGCCCGGCCGTGTGCTCATGGAGACCGCCGGACGCGCCTGCGCAGACGAGGCGGAGCGCCTGCTCGCCTCTGGCGACGCACCTGAGGCAACGGTCCTGGCTGGAAAGGGCAACAACGGCGGCGACGGCCTGGTCATCGCCCGGGTGCTCCACGCCAGAGGCTGGAGCGTCCGCGTGGTCACGCTGGCCTCTCGCGACGACAGTTCGGACGACACGGCCGCAAACCTCGCGCTGCTCGAACGCCTCGCCGCCGATTCCGACCGCCTTACGCTCCTCGCGCCAGATGCCGACCTGGGCCGCGCCTCTGGCGTGATCGTCGACGCGCTGCTCGGCATCGGCGTGAGTGGCGACCTGCGCGAGCCCGTCGCGACGCTCGCGGCCTGGGCCAACCGCCAGAGTCCCCGCGCCACGGTTCTGGCCGTGGACCTCCCCTCGGGGCTCAACGCCGACACGGGCGAGGCGCCAGAGGGCACTATACACGCCGACGCAACCGTCGCGATGGGCGCGCTCAAGGCAGGCCTCCTGCTGGGCGACGGGCCGCGATTGGCCGGTGCGGTGACTGTGGCGGAGATCGGCATTCCCGACCGCCTCTTGCGCGAGCACGCCGACGCGTGGACGGCGGGGCCGGACTGGCTGGAGGCCGTGTTGCCGCAGCGCGCCTCGGACGCGCACAAGTATTCGGCGGGGACAGCGGTCTGCGTTGTGGGCAGCCGTCGCTACACCGGCGCGGCCGTTCTCGCGACGCGCGCCGCGTACCGCGCCGGGGCTGGCGCCGTCATCGCGTGCACGCCCGAAAGCGCCCGCCTGACCGTCGACGCGCACAACGTCGAGGTTATGGTGGCGGCGCAGCCCGAGACGGCCTCTGGCGGTCTCGCTTTCGCTGCTCTCGAACCGATACGCGACCGGTTGGAATCCGCCAACGCCGTCCTTATCGGCTGTGGATTGGGGGATGAGGAACCAACACAGCGGATGGCCAGAGCCTTGGTCGGTAGCGATTACGGCCCATCCGTTATCGACGCGGACGGGCTGACAGCTCTGGCCATTCACATCGACACTCTCGCTGAACGATCAGGCGGCCGCGTCTTGCTCACGCCGCACCTCGGAGAACTTCGCCGCCTGCTCGGCGATCACGCATTTACGCCAGAGGACCGCATCGCGACCGTTCGCGACCTCGCGAGCCGGTGGAATTCCGTCTTGCTCCTTAAGGGGATGCCGAGCGTCGTCGCCTCACCAGAGGCCTCTGGCGGCGCCGTCGCAATTGGACCGCCAGGGCACCCGGCGCTGGCTACGGCCGGGACCGGCGATGTCCTCGCGGGTACGGCGGTCGGACTTATGGCGCAGGGGCTCGCGCCAGAGGACGCGGCGCTCGCGGCGCTACACCTCGGCTACCGCGCCGCCGTTTCGTTCCGGGGCCGCCCGGGCTCCATGCTCGCCAGTGACCTGCTGTGA
- a CDS encoding mechanosensitive ion channel family protein, with the protein MMQASGALADTVLARVDSASADSAKGLLDSLAVDSTDVDTSSIGDVVGGFRDAGSALASGDVSEAAERVINALWTFGIQHLVPAILIAIAFWVVLRVVRGILNRTLGRSHHIDVGVEQLIMRAVRFVIVAIAAVTVAEKLGLPVTGFIAGLGIAGLALGFAAQDTVQNLIAGVTILIDRPFRVGDNIELQETFGTVEEITLRSTRVRTLNNQIAILPNAKVIEEKILNHSMHRALRVVVPFGIAYKESPAEARSVVLGLVADDNRLHPDYEPQVVVTALNDSSVDMELRVFLKDSKLEVPVGFEYRERIFEALKSANIEIPFPHLQLFIDEAKAFENTRLLQAPGGDA; encoded by the coding sequence ATGATGCAGGCCTCTGGCGCCCTCGCCGATACCGTCCTCGCTCGCGTGGACTCGGCCTCCGCTGACTCCGCCAAAGGCCTCCTGGACAGCCTTGCGGTGGACTCGACCGACGTGGACACCTCCAGCATCGGGGACGTCGTGGGAGGGTTCAGGGACGCCGGCTCCGCGTTGGCCTCTGGCGACGTGAGTGAGGCGGCCGAGCGCGTGATCAACGCGCTGTGGACGTTCGGCATCCAGCACCTCGTGCCGGCCATCCTGATCGCCATCGCGTTCTGGGTGGTGCTCCGGGTCGTCAGGGGCATCCTCAACCGCACGCTTGGCCGCAGCCACCACATCGACGTGGGGGTGGAGCAGCTCATCATGCGCGCCGTCCGGTTCGTGATCGTGGCAATCGCGGCCGTGACCGTCGCGGAAAAGCTCGGACTGCCCGTAACGGGATTTATCGCGGGCCTCGGCATCGCGGGCCTCGCGCTGGGCTTCGCGGCGCAGGACACGGTGCAAAACCTCATTGCTGGCGTCACGATCCTGATCGACCGGCCCTTCCGCGTGGGCGACAACATCGAACTGCAGGAGACCTTCGGGACCGTGGAGGAGATCACGCTGCGGAGCACGCGCGTGCGCACGCTCAACAACCAGATCGCGATCCTTCCCAATGCGAAGGTGATCGAGGAGAAGATCCTCAACCACTCCATGCACCGCGCGCTACGCGTCGTCGTCCCGTTCGGGATCGCGTACAAGGAGAGCCCGGCCGAGGCGCGCAGCGTCGTCCTCGGGCTCGTCGCCGACGACAACCGGTTGCACCCGGACTACGAGCCGCAGGTGGTCGTCACCGCTCTCAACGATTCCAGCGTGGACATGGAGCTCCGCGTCTTCCTCAAGGACTCCAAGCTCGAAGTGCCGGTCGGCTTCGAGTACCGCGAGAGGATCTTCGAGGCGCTCAAGTCCGCCAACATCGAGATCCCGTTCCCGCACCTCCAGCTGTTTATCGACGAGGCCAAGGCGTTCGAGAACACGCGCCTCCTGCAAGCCCCCGGCGGCGACGCCTAG
- the folD gene encoding bifunctional methylenetetrahydrofolate dehydrogenase/methenyltetrahydrofolate cyclohydrolase FolD, translating to MLIDGTAIAAEVRAEVASGVETFRQRRGRVPVLRVVLLGDNPASQSYVRAKKRAAEEVGIDAETLLKPADMSQSAMLALLAELNEAPNVDGILVQLPLPDHIDEGAIIRALDPAKDVDGFHPENVGKLVLGDDTLEPCTPAGIVEMLKRSNVETSGAHAVVVGRSNIVGKPMASLLLRRGLDCTVTVCHSRTRNLAEITRQADILVAAIGRAEFVTADMVREGATVIDVGINRVEDLTRERGYRLVGDVDFEAVREKAAAITPVPGGVGPMTIAMLLANTLTAAQRRTA from the coding sequence ATGCTGATCGACGGAACCGCCATCGCCGCCGAGGTCCGCGCTGAGGTCGCCTCTGGCGTCGAAACCTTCCGCCAGAGGCGCGGCCGCGTGCCCGTCCTGCGCGTCGTGCTGTTGGGAGACAACCCCGCCTCGCAGTCCTACGTGCGAGCCAAGAAGCGCGCGGCTGAGGAAGTCGGGATCGATGCGGAGACGCTGCTGAAGCCGGCCGACATGAGCCAGAGCGCGATGCTCGCGCTGCTCGCCGAGTTGAACGAGGCGCCCAACGTAGACGGCATCCTCGTCCAGCTTCCCCTCCCGGATCACATCGACGAGGGCGCGATCATCCGCGCACTGGACCCGGCCAAGGACGTGGACGGCTTCCACCCGGAAAACGTCGGCAAGCTCGTCCTGGGCGACGACACGCTGGAGCCGTGCACGCCGGCGGGCATCGTGGAGATGCTCAAGCGGAGCAACGTCGAAACTTCTGGCGCGCACGCCGTCGTCGTCGGGCGGAGCAACATCGTGGGCAAGCCGATGGCGAGTCTGCTGCTCCGCCGCGGGCTGGACTGCACCGTCACGGTCTGCCACAGCCGCACGCGCAACCTCGCCGAGATCACGCGGCAGGCCGATATCCTCGTCGCCGCGATCGGCCGCGCCGAGTTCGTCACCGCCGACATGGTGCGCGAAGGCGCGACGGTGATCGACGTGGGCATCAACCGCGTGGAGGACCTCACGCGCGAGCGCGGCTACCGGCTCGTGGGCGACGTGGACTTTGAGGCCGTGCGCGAGAAGGCCGCCGCCATCACGCCCGTCCCCGGCGGCGTCGGGCCGATGACGATCGCCATGCTGCTCGCCAACACGCTTACGGCCGCGCAGCGCCGCACGGCATGA
- the asd gene encoding aspartate-semialdehyde dehydrogenase: MIRVGILGATGAVGQTFVRLLDGHPTFEVVALGASERSAGKPYREACNWTQDQPMPDWASGEIVTACAPEAMDVDLVFSGLDAGVAGEIEKAFAGAGVAVVSNARNHRMDADVPLLIPEINPDHLALVERQTWPEGGMIVTNPNCSTVGLVMALAPLHEAFGVEAVHVVTLQALSGAGYPGVPSLDILGNVVPYIGGEEAKMASEPLKILGGLSASGVEPAEMTISAQCTRVPVIDGHTECVSVRLAGAPSAAEVEQVLREWRSPLAGRGLHTAPEAAIQIVDGTGPQPRRHASAGNGMTVSIGQIQDCPVLGVKFVVLSHNTVRGAAGGALLNAELMVERGLVRQRP; encoded by the coding sequence ATGATCCGCGTCGGCATACTGGGCGCCACGGGCGCCGTCGGTCAGACCTTTGTCCGCCTTCTGGACGGCCACCCCACCTTCGAGGTCGTCGCCCTCGGCGCGTCCGAGCGGAGCGCGGGCAAACCGTACCGCGAGGCCTGCAACTGGACGCAGGACCAGCCGATGCCAGACTGGGCCTCTGGCGAGATCGTGACGGCGTGCGCGCCAGAGGCGATGGACGTGGACCTCGTGTTTTCCGGCCTCGACGCGGGCGTGGCGGGCGAGATCGAGAAGGCCTTCGCGGGCGCCGGCGTCGCCGTGGTCTCCAACGCGCGGAATCACCGCATGGACGCCGACGTGCCGCTGCTCATCCCGGAGATCAACCCCGACCACCTCGCGCTCGTGGAGCGACAGACGTGGCCAGAGGGCGGCATGATCGTCACCAACCCGAACTGCTCAACGGTCGGGCTCGTGATGGCGCTCGCGCCGCTGCACGAGGCGTTCGGCGTCGAGGCCGTGCACGTGGTCACGTTGCAGGCGCTCTCGGGCGCGGGCTATCCCGGCGTGCCGTCGCTGGACATCCTGGGCAACGTGGTCCCGTACATCGGCGGCGAGGAGGCCAAGATGGCGAGCGAGCCGCTCAAGATCCTCGGCGGGCTCTCGGCCTCTGGCGTCGAGCCCGCCGAGATGACCATCTCGGCGCAGTGCACGCGCGTACCGGTCATCGACGGCCACACCGAGTGCGTCTCCGTACGCCTGGCAGGCGCCCCGAGCGCCGCCGAGGTCGAGCAGGTTCTCCGCGAGTGGCGGTCGCCTCTTGCGGGCCGCGGCCTGCACACGGCGCCAGAGGCCGCGATCCAGATCGTGGACGGAACCGGGCCGCAGCCGCGGCGCCACGCCAGCGCCGGAAACGGCATGACCGTCAGCATCGGGCAGATCCAGGACTGCCCGGTTTTGGGCGTCAAGTTCGTCGTGCTCAGCCATAACACCGTGCGCGGAGCCGCTGGCGGCGCGCTGCTCAACGCCGAGCTGATGGTGGAGCGGGGCCTGGTGCGCCAGAGGCCGTGA
- a CDS encoding GNAT family N-acetyltransferase has protein sequence MTEEIRIRRAGREDRVAALGLWRQLQTDHEEQDPRYRIAPDAEARWATDYRTWTRAHTSRVWVAEATTSPEASGELVGLLTAHLADPAPMYRGVPFVFVGDLVTARGWRGHGIGARLVETARAWGRELGAGELRAGVLATNPSGRRFWEREGASDFSITVVMPLDSDASGADTQR, from the coding sequence GTGACCGAGGAGATCCGGATCCGCCGCGCGGGCCGTGAGGACCGCGTGGCGGCGCTCGGTCTCTGGCGCCAGCTTCAGACCGATCACGAGGAGCAGGACCCGCGATACCGCATCGCGCCCGACGCCGAGGCGCGCTGGGCGACAGACTACCGCACGTGGACGCGCGCGCACACCAGCCGCGTGTGGGTGGCCGAGGCAACCACGTCGCCAGAGGCCTCTGGCGAGCTGGTGGGGCTACTCACCGCGCACCTCGCGGACCCGGCGCCGATGTACCGGGGCGTGCCGTTCGTCTTCGTAGGCGACTTGGTAACGGCGCGAGGATGGCGGGGGCACGGCATCGGCGCACGGCTCGTCGAGACGGCGCGGGCGTGGGGGCGCGAGCTGGGCGCAGGCGAGCTTCGGGCAGGTGTGCTGGCCACCAACCCGTCCGGCCGCCGATTCTGGGAGCGAGAGGGCGCGTCGGATTTTTCGATTACCGTCGTGATGCCGCTTGATTCGGACGCCTCTGGCGCCGATACCCAGCGGTGA
- a CDS encoding Txe/YoeB family addiction module toxin — MRLVRLDPDAVRDLAWWKGRHPQSVHKVVDLIDSIQHRPFDGPGNPEPLIGQLKGLWSRRIDDTHWLVYDVTADGIRVLACRYKLDEG, encoded by the coding sequence ATGAGACTCGTCCGCCTCGACCCCGACGCCGTCCGCGACCTCGCGTGGTGGAAAGGCCGCCACCCGCAGAGCGTCCACAAAGTCGTGGACCTTATCGACTCTATTCAGCACCGCCCGTTCGACGGGCCCGGCAACCCTGAGCCGCTGATCGGCCAGCTCAAAGGCCTCTGGTCCCGTCGTATTGACGACACCCACTGGCTCGTCTACGACGTCACCGCCGACGGCATCCGCGTGCTCGCCTGCCGCTACAAGTTGGATGAGGGATGA